A region of the Cydia splendana unplaced genomic scaffold, ilCydSple1.2 scaffold_42_ctg1, whole genome shotgun sequence genome:
ATCAtgcacacttgctcgaaaaataccttatttcatgcaggtgtattgaaggacaaaggcctattattgttcccgcgggagttatggattgtgaaaaaaaagcTTTAACTCCCAtgggagttatagcttttttgttttaattatgtCACTATATCGTAAGAACCATGTAAgttataagtaaaatactttGTTTAAAGTCATGGTAAAAAGGATTTTAACTTTTACCTTTACCTTTTacctttattatttaatatttttgtttatgcttaaaaatatttaatttgattaatttaattggcgttttaaatatttttacacaaaatgttCAATCGTGGCTGAATGTGAAGGTTTAGTGACAATTTAGCGGAcgtatttttgaaatgtcaccgtatttaataCTGTCACAAACACAAACTGTCATCAAACAAACTGGATTAGTatcaccaaagacatatgtaacttcgtataagacgaataaagtctaaggaaaaaacgtgcctcggaattcaagtaaaagtcattctcgaataggtggcgcacacacctttagcctatcctcggctagatggcgtgacgacaccgtttcatatttaacaattttaacacatagatatcagtgaatgaacatggatcaaaatgatataaaaattataaaattatttatccatatatatacattttttgataactttatacgttttcattttgagttttagtcgtgtgtcgatagatggcagtaaatttacagtgactacaaaatttacaatgacaggacccctctatactatctattctttttggtatcaCAAAACAGTCAGTCtaatataaaatgtcagttGTATTAACAAAACTACCGTGAGGTTGAGACATACTTATTACATATATAAAACGGATCACTCACGTACTTACGCATTTTCGACTTAGTACGTGAACGATCCGTGTTATAATTATTTCATGTATAATGTCACGTTTAGTAactgttatttatatttactatctattttttattacagaataaaaaaaacgtaacgacatttaatacttaatattttttatatttcatagaataaaattacaaaactaaAGTGTATACCTGTTATTTGACCACCCTGTACAAAACCCTTCCAGTGCGAGTTTGACTCGTActtgatcgatttttttttcattcaaaCGCCCATAACACggttttgtatattttaggtTTTCCGGACTCACCATGCCTCTTAGTGGTGCAGAAAGAGCTCGGAGGTATAGAGAACGATTAAAACAAGACCCTGAAAAGTTAGAAtcagtaacaaaaaaaaatgtagatcGAATTAGGTTCACCAAAAAGAAAATTGCACAATTAACGATAGAGGAAGCTGAAAAAAGAAGAGAGAACTGGAAGAAATATCAAAGGGCAAGTCGGatgaaaaaaaagaataaaatggTTACTGAAACTGTACAAGATGAGAATTTAGACCCGAATGAAAATTGTAGTACGTCTCATGGCACGAGTAGACAACCTGCCAACAAAAAGATGCTTAAAAGATTGCGAAAGAAATGTAAACTTTTATCAAACAAATGTAGGCGTATCACAGCCTATAACAGTATTATTATCACTCAGAAGGAAactaatagaaaaaaatatcaaaggGCCAAAAAAGAAATGCAAAAAACCATCGATAATCTAAACTTACAGTTAGAAAAATTGAAAGCAAGACAAGAAATTTTAGAAagcacaataaaaaaaacatatcagAGTAACTGTAGCAAGAACGAAAAAACAGTTATGCAAAAGTTAGTAAGGAATTCGGAAAACAAAAACTTAGTCTCGAAAATGCTAGGACTGAAGTTTAAACCCAGAGCTAAGCCAAAAAAAATACGACGAATTGATATAAAAGAAATTACGCAATTCTACTTGAAAGACGACGTCAGCCGTAATACGGCAGGGAAAAAAGAAACACGGactaaaaacaaagaaaaggTTCAGATACGTTATTTATTGGATACACTGGTTAATACgttcaaaaaatataaaagtgaaGGTGGGCGTTATGGTTTCACGACATTTTACAAGCACAAACCATTTTATGTCCTGTCGCCTGGTTTAAGCTCAAGAAATACGTGCTTGTGCATCAAGCATAGTAACTTCGGTTTCTTGCACACTGCAATGGTCAAACATGGATTAGTCACTGGTGGCATTAAAGAAATTATGAGCAAAGTATCTTGTGACACTAACAATTACAATTGCATGTGGAATAAATGCCGACAATGCAAAGACATAAATGTTGTCTATGAAGTAACCAGTGATGACAAATTGGATCAACCAGTCGAATGGTCACAGTGGGAAAGAGTAGATCATATCTATCAGAAAAATGATGGCGAAACTACTAAAGAAATGCGTACTAAAAAAACAGCAAAGGTTACGAAAACTGGAACCTTAAATGACTTGAAAAATCAGTACGAAAAAGACTTGGTATTGTTTAAGAAACATCACTTTAATATGATTCACCAGCAAGCACAGTACCAAAAGGCTATAACAGGATTAAAACAAAATGAAGCCCTAATTGTTTGTGATTTTTCCGAAAACTACGATGCTAAGCTGGCGAACGAAGTCCAATCTATGCATTATGGAGCGTCTAATCGTCAAATATCCTTGCATACAGGCATGGTATTCTGGAAAGACTACTCGCAATCTTTTTGCACCATATCGGATAACACGAGTCATCAGCCAGGAGCAATTTGGGCACACTTAATTCCTATAATTGATATGATCAAGCAAAAAACCCCGGATACGACAGTAATCCATTTTTTCTCGGACGGGCCATCATCACAAtaccgtcaaaaaaaaaatttttatttattagcttACTTTACAGCTAAATATGGCCTCAAATATACGACATGGTCATTTTATGAGGCTGGTCATGGCAAAAACGTTGCAGACGGAATCGGAGGGTCTGTAAAACGTACTCTGGACAAAAAGGTTTGTTGCGGTAATGATGTTGTCGATGCAAAAGACGCGCACCATTTGTTGAAGCAAAGTTTAAGAATCACCAAAGTATTTCTCATTGACGATTGCGAAATCGACCGCATATCGAATATTTTACCTGCTACATTGCCAGTGCTAAAAGGAACTATGCAGTTGCATCAAATTATGACCAGCGACAATGGCGTaccgtttaaaataaaatacaggcATATTAGTTGCTTCTGTGGGGATATGAAGGGACAATGTGGCTGTTTTTCACCACAACCACATTCCGTGACTACGTCTGACGTCTTAATTGCTAAGACGGCAATGTCTAGTAGTCTGTCTTGTGCTTCGGGAGTGATCCCTGAACAAAACCTGACTGACGACATAAGTGAAACAATAACACTTGATAACCAGCATGACAATGTACCAGAGCCTGATCTACCCTTGGACTTGGTAGATATTTGTGTTAAACCTTTTACTGATGATACACCAGAATTGATTGACCATGCCGTATTTCCTTTGGGACACGAAAACAATGTTTTGCTTCGGAATAATCAGGATAGTAATTATCAATGCCAACGTAACACCATCGACGACATACCAGTCATTTATGTCGAAGAAAATCATGAAAGTCTACCTGTAGAGATAGAACCGGTCCGTGAAGACATGGCAGAACTAGCGAAACAGACACCAGAGGTTGACTTAATATCTATTGACGAAATTTCAGTTAATATCCTGGAAACAGACAAGACATCAATGGCTGAAACAATATCAAACAGGAAAAGTCCGATACCTGACATTACCGTACACGTCAAAAACGAACCTGACAAACGCTGTAGAAGTAGATGTCATCCGCAAAAAAAGATTTTGCATCAGGCCGTAGAAAAAGTAACTACACGTTcagctaaaaaaaatctgaaacaAAAGACCCCACTACTGGACAATACTAAACACACTGAAGAAACACAAGAGCTTGAGAAACATGTTAGCAAAAATAGAACCAGAAAACAGTTTTTACATCAGAGAGTAGAAATTGTAGAGACACgattaactaaaaaaaatcagaaCATTAAAAGAGAATTGAAGTCACCCAGTGAAGAAAAACAAATACCCGACAAACGTAGAATTAAAAAGGATCAGTCAGCCGCTTTACAGGCTGTAGAAAAAGTCGTTACAAGCACAAATAAAACAACCCAGGAATCAATGAAATGTAAACAAGTTACTGAAAATACCAGTAGCAGAAAACGTCCGCAGCGGTTGCTGACTAGTTTTCTTGATTGTAACAAATGTCTCACCTCTATCTTGGGACAAAAAGGAAAATGTATAGTTTGCCAAAAATGGTACTGTACTGACTGTATTGATGGCAACTTTGGCATTGATTATATATGTGATTCATGTCTGGAAGGTGAGTTAGCAATTTAGTTGCATGTATTGAGTAATAGCAGTATTAGTATTTACTAGTTATCAACAGAACGAAAAAATATTACATCATATGTTTCTTTGTTTCAGGTTAATACCTCGTACCAAATCGAATAGGTATCGACGATTGTCCATACAACACTGTTGTACATCAATATGGTAATCTTTTGTGACGTGGACAAAATTCTAACTATGGCCGACTTAGAGGAGATATATATTAATGACATAAAATGGCCTTGGCCCATTACTCACTTCACACTTGCTGAGAAGTGTTTCGGATGTCGAAGAGAATTAATGAACACTGTATGGCCCAGACATTTCACTTTGTATATGAACCAAGCGGACATTGTGTATTTATTACTGAGCTCATACTTTTGGTGCCATTTCTGTAATTATTGTGTTTATGACCATTTTACAAGCGATGAATGTGAGGTTTGTAATGAATAATTTTTTGTGTgtgtgttaaaaaataattgagtCATAATAGTGATTATTTTAATTCTCATAAGTACTAATTAAATTACTAATTTATATACAAGGCATAATTTGACTGATATGTATTTGTGTTTTAACTAAGTATATAtattaatggcgttattcataaacgtttgtcAAAGTTAGTACGTTCATGATCGTCGTTTGTCCCTCTTTATATCAAAGCGAAAGATGGGGGCAAACGACGATCATCAACGTGTTAACTTTGACAGACGTTTAggatttatgaataacgccataagagTTTAAATAACGTTTAATGATCTTTTGATTGTACGAAGAAAGTTTATAGCACATTGTAGGTATAACAATGTTCCATGTTAATAGGTGCTTGTTATCAGAGATTATTTAACTTAGTAGGTACGATAGGGTCCATTTCAAAAGAGCTTCTAATACTATGTCATTATGCTTTATCTGTTAAACACAATTTAAAAATCTTTATTATCCATTTCCTCTTAATACGTTGAGTTCTACTTAACaaagtacaaacttttttgataCGGACCTTTGCCAGGGGTGAAAAAGacacaaaatattattttgaaatGTTGGTTCCTAAGATACAACTTCTTGCCTTCTACGATTTTTTTGGTTATTTctataaaaaatgtttatttttgttatatcaTTGTATATCAGTATACCTAAATTACTGCTGTGTATTTTGTTTAAAGTTTTTCTGAGTTGATCATCTACGAATTTGAATACTCACGCTAGTATATATTGAGGTGAAGTGTAGGCATCTAAAAGTGCTCTTTTAGTATTGATTTTTCTAAGAGtttatagttttgtgttttaaaaaTACGTATATTTTTGCTACGGAGAAATGTTGACAGTATTGTCGATATTATGTAACATTTGATTTTTCATACTGGAAAGTAAAGCAATACTCGATACTTTCGACAGAATctgaatgtttttttaattgttgATTTAGACTATTACTTTTGTGGTAACTTATATGTGTCAAATGTAGCTCAAATAAAGACTGATTACAATAATTGGTtaactaatttatataaaaaagtgagatttatACTAAGAGtaaaatattaagaatatgacTGACATCTAACATATGACTGTCGTTAATAGTGAGATTATTTTTTTTGAAACTGTACCTAAATAAGTAAATTGCAGTATTAATCATTAGTAATGCTAAGTATAACATACTTAACCAATTCGAAGTATTTTTATGTACGTAAGACTGATTATGTTCTTAAATAATTACCGCACTGTCCTATAATAAAACGAATTAATATATTTGCAGTTTTCTCATCTAATATTAAGAATATGACTGACATCTAAAGTATGACTGTCGTTAATAGTGAGATTATTTTTTTAGAAACTGTACCTAAATAAGTAAATTGCAGTATTAATCATTAGTAATGCTAAGTATAACATACTTAACCAATTCAAAGTACGTATACTATGTAGGTACGTAAGACTGATTATGTTCTTAAATAATTATCGCATTGTCCTATAATAAAACGAATTAATATATTTACAGTTTCTCATTACCTTACCGCATCATGTAATCCCAGCCTAAGAATTTTGAGCTTGTCAGTTTTGTAACTGTCCCACTTGCTCAGTTGCTTTGTTTGGTCTCTATTTCGTTTTCTATTAAGCTTTTAACCCAAAGTTTTGTTTTATAGAGAACTAcctaaaaatatacattaaaagAAATGCAACTATGAACGATTTTTTCAGAATATTTAtcgaaataaacaaaataaataacataatggtatcaatcgttacaaaactgacaataaaatttattttcaggcaataATAACTGTTTGTTTTATGAAACGACctgtttatataaaaatataagtcATTTGCAGCAAAAGAAATGCAAAATATTGCTAATTACTTTTGTAGTTAAAGCGTGTCAACAAAAATTAGATTGTTA
Encoded here:
- the LOC134805569 gene encoding uncharacterized protein LOC134805569; protein product: MPNYVQASRMKKKNKMVTETVQDENLDPNENCSTSHGTSRQPANKKMLKRLRKKCKLLSNKCRRITAYNSIIITQKETNRKKYQRAKKEMQKTIDNLNLQLEKLKARQEILESTIKKTYQSNCSKNEKTVMQKLVRNSENKNLVSKMLGLKFKPRAKPKKIRRIDIKEITQFYLKDDVSRNTAGKKETRTKNKEKVQIRYLLDTLVNTFKKYKSEGGRYGFTTFYKHKPFYVLSPGLSSRNTCLCIKHSNFGFLHTAMVKHGLVTGGIKEIMSKVSCDTNNYNCMWNKCRQCKDINVVYEVTSDDKLDQPVEWSQWERVDHIYQKNDGETTKEMRTKKTAKVTKTGTLNDLKNQYEKDLVLFKKHHFNMIHQQAQYQKAITGLKQNEALIVCDFSENYDAKLANEVQSMHYGASNRQISLHTGMVFWKDYSQSFCTISDNTSHQPGAIWAHLIPIIDMIKQKTPDTTVIHFFSDGPSSQYRQKKNFYLLAYFTAKYGLKYTTWSFYEAGHGKNVADGIGGSVKRTLDKKVCCGNDVVDAKDAHHLLKQSLRITKVFLIDDCEIDRISNILPATLPVLKGTMQLHQIMTSDNGVPFKIKYRHISCFCGDMKGQCGCFSPQPHSVTTSDVLIAKTAMSSSLSCASGVIPEQNLTDDISETITLDNQHDNVPEPDLPLDLVDICVKPFTDDTPELIDHAVFPLGHENNVLLRNNQDSNYQCQRNTIDDIPVIYVEENHESLPVEIEPVREDMAELAKQTPEVDLISIDEISVNILETDKTSMAETISNRKSPIPDITVHVKNEPDKRCRSRCHPQKKILHQAVEKVTTRSAKKNLKQKTPLLDNTKHTEETQELEKHVSKNRTRKQFLHQRVEIVETRLTKKNQNIKRELKSPSEEKQIPDKRRIKKDQSAALQAVEKVVTSTNKTTQESMKCKQVTENTSSRKRPQRLLTSFLDCNKCLTSILGQKGKCIVCQKWYCTDCIDGNFGIDYICDSCLEGELAI